A single Aspergillus chevalieri M1 DNA, chromosome 3, nearly complete sequence DNA region contains:
- a CDS encoding SDR family NAD(P)-dependent oxidoreductase (COG:Q;~EggNog:ENOG410PPEB;~InterPro:IPR002347,IPR036291,IPR020904;~PFAM:PF00106,PF13561,PF08659;~SMCOG1001:short-chain dehydrogenase/reductase SDR;~antiSMASH:Cluster_3.3;~go_function: GO:0016491 - oxidoreductase activity [Evidence IEA];~go_process: GO:0055114 - oxidation-reduction process [Evidence IEA]) — MDITGNAFVVGGGGGIGKACALAFAKEGAAAVVVADLDAKKAVEVAAECQALAPSAEFRAIGVKIDITQEDSVKTATEKVVQVFGRIDYCVNCAGIGVQQGTDIATLSLADFRRFLDVNTTGMFLVTREASVAMRAQESRLVSSESPKRGTTRGAIVNLASVMSVVAAPEVIPYTASKHAVLGLTKNAALDNVSHGIRVNCVCPSWVDTPMVQQAEEGVQGLTEFIQSVVPMGRIATPEEIADTVIFLASPRSSYVTGCGFIVDGGTTLTAMR, encoded by the exons ATGGACATTACCGGAAACGCTTTTGTCGTTGGCGGAG GGGGCGGGATCGGCAAGGCCTGCGCGCTGGCTTTTGCCAAAGAAGGCGCTGCTGCAGTCGTGGTTGCAGACCTTGATGCAAAGAAGGCAGTCGAGGTTGCCGCCGAGTGCCAGGCGTTGGCGCCTTCGGCTGAGTTTCGTGCCATTGGGGTAAAGATCGACATCACGCAGGAGGACTCGGTCAAGACTGCAACCGAGAAGGTGGTACAGGTATTTGGTCGCATCGATTATTGCGTGAACTGCGCCGGG aTTGGGGTTCAACAAGGGACCGACATTGCAACGTTGTCATTGGCTGATTTTAGGCGCTTCCTCGACGTCAATACGACCGGCATGTTCCTGGTGACTAGAGAAGCATCTGTAGCAATGCGTGCTCAGGAGTCCAGACTCGTCTCATCCGAGTCGCCCAAACGAGGAACCACACGCGGCGCGATTGTTAATCTCGCCTCGGTCATGTCTGTCGTTGCGGCGCCCGAAGTCATCCCCTATACAGCGTCCAAGCATGCAGTTCTGGGTCTGACAAAGAATGCAGCCCTGGATAATGTGTCGCATGGTATCCGGGTAAATTGCGTCTGCCCTTCGTGGGTCGACACCCCCATGGTACAACAGGCAGAGGAGGGTGTCCAGGGTCTTACAGAGTTTATCCAATCTGTAGTGCCCATGGGACGGATCGCTACCCCAGAAGAAATTGCTGACACTGTCATCTTCTTGGCCAGCCCCAGATCTAGTTATGTGACTGGTTGTGGTTTCATCGTGGACGGCGGCACCACGCTAACTGCCATGAGGTAG
- a CDS encoding cupin domain-containing protein (COG:S;~EggNog:ENOG410PUX1;~InterPro:IPR014710,IPR011051;~antiSMASH:Cluster_3.3), with product MAEQTETPPAGYNFVSYGTEQHPIAGLPRVVRHITGHDSEGRSVFLSTDIGDHHRTLGEKQAIANIIYSTKETPVELNGDHDIEFARSTEPGIHVKNGSVARLIDFAPGVESPLHRAVSLDYGVVIEGVFKMVLDSGEERIMRPGDISVQRATAHKWINITGNGTLPGRMLFVLLDCNDVYVNGKKMEGYLGSLAKDYEGRGG from the exons ATGGCTGAACAGACCGAAACCCCTCCTGCTGGCTACAACTTTGTCAGCTATGGTACGGAGCAGCATCCCATTGCCGGTCTCCCCCGTGTCGTGCGTCACATCACAGGCCATGATTCGGAGGGTCGCTCCGTGTTCTTGTCCACTGATATCGGTGACCACCACCGCACATTGGGCGAGAAGCAAGCGATTGCCAACATTATTTACTcgaccaaggagaccccTGTCGAGCTTAACGGTGACCACGATATTGAGTTTGCCAGGAGCACTGAG CCCGGTATTCACGTCAAAAACGGCTCAGTGGCACGCCTAATCGACTTTGCTCCGGGCGTGGAGTCCCCGCTGCACCGCGCTGTCAGTCTCGACTACGGCGTTGTCATTGAGGGTGTTTTCAAGATGGTCCTGGACTCGGGCGAGGAGCGCATCATGCGTCCTGGCGACATCAGCGTTCAACGGGCCACTGCTCACAAGTGGATCAACATCACCGGCAATGGTACTCTCCCGGGTCGTATGCTTTTTGTTCTGCTCGACTGCAACGATGTGTATGTGAATGGCAAGAAGATGGAGGGTTACCTGGGCTCCCTCGCCAAGGACTATGAAGGACGTGGTGGTTAG
- a CDS encoding uncharacterized protein (COG:Q;~EggNog:ENOG410PJ06;~InterPro:IPR036291,IPR002347,IPR020904;~PFAM:PF00106,PF13561;~SMCOG1001:short-chain dehydrogenase/reductase SDR;~antiSMASH:Cluster_3.3;~go_function: GO:0016491 - oxidoreductase activity [Evidence IEA];~go_process: GO:0055114 - oxidation-reduction process [Evidence IEA]) — MSTKFALVTGCGQGGIGEALVTEYTRRGIYAIATVLPGESSDHLTRAGITFFPLDVTKEKSVVELKARVQKLTDGRLDVLVNCAGIAYTMTAIDTDVTAVQRMFDINVFGPMRMVHHFHDMIIKATGAIVNIGSIGGVVPYLYGSSYNATKAALQHWSNTLRVEMAPFDVRVITVISGEVATNILKNDAHRRLPEGSYYTPLAEHFQQHVTRTPPGTTDRFQYAAKVVAESLNSSPSAWFWYGSQTTLIRVLDMFCWRTIWDSIFWRMFDLGKLKEAHSAKVKKQV; from the exons ATGTCTACGAAATTTGCTCTTGTCACCGG GTGCGGTCAGGGTGGCATTGGCGAGGCCCTCGTCACTGAGTACACTCGTCGCGGCATTTATGCCATTGCGACTGTGCTTCCTGGGGAGTCAAGCGACCATCTCACGCGAGCCGGTATtactttctttcctttggACGTCACCAAGGAGAAATCTGTCGTGGAGCTAAAAGCTCGTGTGCAGAAGCTTACGGATGGGCGTCTAGATGTCCTCGTCAATTGCGC TGGCATCGCGTACACCATGACAGCCATTGACACAGATGTCACTGCCGTACAGCGCATGTTCGACATCAATGTCTTCGGCCCTATGCGAATGGTGCATCACTTCCACGATATGATTATCAAAGCCACCGGGGCAATTGTAAACATTGGCTCAATCGGAGGAGTTGTTCCGTACTTATATGGAT CATCGTATAATGCAACCAAGGCAGCGCTTCAACACTGGTCGAACACTCTGCGTGTTGAGATGGCCCCATTTGA TGTCAGGGTTATTACA GTAATATCGGGAGAGGTCGCTACCAACATTCTGAAGAACGATGCGCATAGACGGCTACCAGAAG GATCGTACTACACTCCTCTTGCGGAGCATTTCCAGCAGCACGTCACAAGAACCCCGC CCGGAACCACTGATAGATTCCAGTATGCCGCGAAAGTTGTCGCAGAGAGCTTAAACTCATCCCCGTCGGCGTGGTTTTGGTACGGTAGCCAGACCACTCTCATTCGTGTTCTCGATATGTTTTGCTGGCGCACAATTTGG GACTCCATATTTTGGAGGATGTTTGATTTGGGGAAGCTGAAAGAGGCTCATTCCGCAAAGGTCAAGAAACAGGTGTAA
- a CDS encoding cytochrome P450 (COG:Q;~EggNog:ENOG410PJ8D;~InterPro:IPR036396,IPR001128,IPR002401;~SECRETED:SignalP(1-23);~SMCOG1034:cytochrome P450;~antiSMASH:Cluster_3.3;~go_function: GO:0005506 - iron ion binding [Evidence IEA];~go_function: GO:0016705 - oxidoreductase activity, acting on paired donors, with incorporation or reduction of molecular oxygen [Evidence IEA];~go_function: GO:0020037 - heme binding [Evidence IEA];~go_process: GO:0055114 - oxidation-reduction process [Evidence IEA]), with product MISASSAILLAVLLTALWRLSLIGQRPKDYPPGPPTLPILGNLHQIPKAKRHIQFEKWARQYGPVYSLMLGTKVMIVLNTDDAIRELVDKRGAIYASRPESFIAQDTISGGLRILWMHNGETWKMARKLGHRILNLATARTYVPYQDLETKRMLLDFLEKPESFIEHMRRFSASLTTQMTFGFRTTTIHDPRFKESFDIFDESWELVASPIAGLMDFFPFLRKPCVCVDLVKLQKEESFSDDFAAYIGGSLLQAGSETTAGVLVGFIQAITIFPSVAKIAQAEIDRVCGDGLPDLNDVPDLPYVRACARETLRWMPGFLLGLPHAATRDDVYLGYRIPNKATILMNVWAVHNNPEQYPNPRTFDPRRYMDHEYYPQSAANTEVSRDHFAFGAGRRKCQGIHIAERSLFLSISRLLWAFDFKRTIDPVTKLEIFPNMDDLADGAFTQPNVFPARIVPRSEDKARRVREEWGKVLELLDGDMQWRTVPEGLIWRDYEIVA from the exons ATGATATCCGCTTCATCGGCCATTCTACTGGCTGTGCTTCTAACAGCCCTTTGGCGACTAAGCCTCATAGGCCAAAGACCCAAAGACTATCCCCCTGGACCGCCCACGCTCCCCATCCTTGGCAACCTGCACCAGATCCCAAAGGCGAAGCGTCATATACAGTTTGAAAAATGGGCTCGTCAGTATGGACCAGTCTACTCACTTATGCTGGGGACGAAGGTTATGATTGTTCTCAACACGGATGATGCCATCAGAGAGCTCGTGGATAAACGGGGTGCCATCTATGCTTCCAGGCCGGAGTCTTTCATCGCCCAGGACACCATCAGCGGAGGGCTTAGAATCTTGTGGATG CACAATGGCGAAACGTGGAAAATGGCCCGGAAGCTCGGGCACCGTATTCTCAACCTCGCGACTGCACGCACTTACGTGCCATATCAGGACCTAGAGACTAAGCGGATGCTCCTTGACTTTTTAGAAAAGCCCGAAAGCTTTATCGAACATATGCGCCGGTTCTCTGCCTCTTTGACAACCCAGATGACATTTGGCTTCCGCACAACCACCATTCATGATCCCCGATTCAAGGAGAGCTTTGAT ATATTTGATGAGAGTTGGGAGTTGGTTGCTTCTCCA ATCGCCGGGCTCATGGacttcttccccttcctcaGGAAG CCATGCGTCTGCGTCGACCTCGTAAAGCTCCAAAAAGAAGAATCCTTCTCCGACGACTTCGCCGCCTATATCGGCGGGTCCCTCCTGCAAGCCGGTTCCGAGACAACAGCCGGAGTTCTCGTCGGCTTCATCCAAgccatcaccatcttcccatCCGTTGCCAAAATAGCTCAAGCAGAGATTGACCGCGTCTGCGGAGACGGTCTCCCGGATCTAAACGACGTTCCTGATCTACCGTATGTTCGGGCGTGTGCGAGGGAAACACTACGGTGGATGCCGGGGTTCCTGCTGGGGTTGCCTCATGCTGCTACTCGCGATGATGTGTATCTGGGGTATCGGATACCGAATAAGGCGACTATCCTAATGAATGTTTG GGCCGTTCACAACAACCCCGAACAATACCCGAATCCCCGAACCTTCGATCCTAGACGCTATATGGACCACGAGTATTACCCACAAAGCGCGGCCAACACAGAAGTCAGCCGGGATCATTTCGCCTTTGGTGCAGGTCGGCGCAAATGCCAGGGTATCCACATCGCAGAGCGGTCTCTTTTCCTGAGCATTTCTCGTTTGCTTTGGGCGTTTGATTTCAAGAGGACTATTGATCCGGTCACGAAGCTGGAGATCTTCCCCAATATGGATGATCTTGCTGATGGCGCATTTACTCAGCCAAATGTGTTTCCGGCGAGGATTGTTCCTAGGAGTGAGGATAAGGCTCGACGGGTGAGGGAAGAATGGGGGAAGGTGTTGGAGTTGCTTGATGGGGATATGCAATGGAGAACTGTTCCTGAGGGGTTAATTTGGAGGGACTACGAGATTGTTGCGTAG
- a CDS encoding FAD-binding oxidoreductase (COG:C;~EggNog:ENOG410PMQH;~InterPro:IPR006094,IPR036318,IPR016166,IPR012951;~PFAM:PF08031,PF01565;~SECRETED:SignalP(1-19);~SMCOG1138:FAD linked oxidase domain protein;~antiSMASH:Cluster_3.3;~go_function: GO:0016491 - oxidoreductase activity [Evidence IEA];~go_function: GO:0050660 - flavin adenine dinucleotide binding [Evidence IEA];~go_function: GO:0071949 - FAD binding [Evidence IEA];~go_process: GO:0055114 - oxidation-reduction process [Evidence IEA]), translating to MRRNILTFLACSWLLAAHAASVNLKSLLLDSNIQWASDTVISFPDTPDFEEATVRWNSYNAPTYAGAISPADEEDVVKVVKLAKEHNVPFLATGGRHGCTDMVGLQNGLAIDLSQINSYTLDSDDATITVGAGSTFGQFQNAIYDAGFMIQSGSVTCPGFIGITLGGGIGRYTGIFGLEIDALVSARIVTADGEVLTISEAENEELFWGVRGAGFNFGIVISATYKLHRLADNNNGEILTADFIIPANKTLFYFDWLESLSETLPLHAAGVSRFQFDSTTKEGQIGANWVFIGPEDEGREFLSPILELQPSVSMLSYVPWNKLIETAGGGQGAMLCEARAPRSLYTGQMRKYTASTLQETFDKITTLWETYPGLAHTSLNFEAFPNHAVAAVPDDATAYPWRDAIGWFQFEVISLDGVGSDSFNAGEQTGQALRDSWVRTSGYENHTIYVNYARGDETLEQKYGASKLPRLAALKKQYDPDNVFGWNNALPTEYPGSG from the exons ATGCGCAGAAACATTCTGACATTCCTGGCCTGTTCATGGCTCCTCGCAGCCCATGCGGCCTCGGTCAATCTCAAGTCTTTGCTTTTGGACAGCAACATTCAATGGGCATCAGACACGGTTATCAGCTTCCCAGATACCCCTGACTTTGAAGAAGCTACAGTGAGGTGGAACAGTTACAACGCCCCGACATACGCGGGTGCTATCAGTCCGgcagacgaggaggatgtgGTCAAAGTT GTCAAACTCGCCAAAGAGCACAATGTTCCATTTCTCGCGACTGGCGGCCGCCATGGCTGTACCGACATGGTCGGGCTTCAAAACGGCCTCGCCATTGACTTGAGCCAGATCAACTCGTATACGTTAGACAGCGATGATGCGACTATAACTGTTGGTGCTGGAAGTACCTTTGGCCAATTCCAGAATGCTATTTATGATGCTGGTTTTATGATCC AAAGCGGATCCGTCACCTGCCCTGGCTTTATTGGTATAACACTTGGTGGCGGTATTGGTCGTTATACTGGTATCTTCGGCTTGGAAATCGATGCCTTGGTTTCGGCTCGTATCGTTACCGCGGATGGGGAAGTTCTCACCATATCGGAAGCGGAGAATGAGGAGCTGTTCTGGGGTGTTCGCGGTGCTGGATTTAACTTCGGCATTGTTATATCGGCTACATATAAACTGCACAGACTTGCTGATAATAATAACGGGGAAATCCTGACTGCCGACTTTATTATTCCTGCGAACAAGACTTTGTTTTACTTTGACTGGCTGGAATCGCTTAGTGAGACGCTTCCCCTCCATGCCGCTGGTGTAAGTCGGTTTCAATTTGATAGTACTACTAAGGAG GGCCAAATCGGAGCAAACTGGGTGTTTATTGGACCAGAAGACGAGGGCCGCGAATTTTTAAGCCCCATCCTAGAGCTCCAACCCTCCGTTTCCATGCTCTCATATGTGCCGTGGAACAAGCTAATCGAGACAGCCGGTGGAGGCCAGGGCGCCATGCTTTGCGAGGCACGTGCACCCCGGAGTCTGTACACCGGTCAGATGCGCAAATACACGGCCTCGACCTTACAAGAGACATTTGACAAGATAACCACTCTCTGGGAGACTTATCCCGGGCTTGCGCATACGTCGCTCAACTTCGAGGCATTTCCCAACCATGCCGTCGCTGCCGTTCCTGATGACGCGACTGCGTATCCCTGGAGAGATGCTATTGGTTGGTT CCAATTCGAAGTAATCTCCCTGGACGGAGTCGGAAGCGACTCTTTCAACGCCGGGGAGCAAACCGGCCAAGCGCTTCGAGATAGCTGGGTGCGGACTTCAGGTTACGAAAACCACACCATCTATGTCAACTATGCTCGTGGCGATGAGACTCTGGAACAAAAATACGGCGCAAGCAAATTGCCACGTTTGGCAGCGTTGAAAAAGCAGTATGATCCTGATAATGTCTTTGGGTGGAATAATGCTTTGCCTACTGAGTATCCTGGTTCGGGGTGA
- a CDS encoding putative short-chain dehydrogenase/reductase family protein (COG:Q;~EggNog:ENOG410PN1F;~InterPro:IPR002347,IPR036291;~PFAM:PF07993,PF00106,PF13561,PF08659;~SMCOG1001:short-chain dehydrogenase/reductase SDR;~antiSMASH:Cluster_3.3;~go_process: GO:0055114 - oxidation-reduction process [Evidence IEA]): MAVNFDISPEKEAGILRLFHSQLFVTPPPLTRRDVDLSGKTAIVTGANGGLGLETARQLLDLGCKVILAVRRMERGEAARQELLEGRDARATEIEVWPLDLASYESVMSFAERAKTLPRLDIVVLNAGLYKVNQTMVATTGYEESIHVNYLANALLITLLAPIVKEKKTGSTPGRIVLVSSDLAAWAKFKERKSNPILPTFKQKMTPKWDFLERYGTSKVLGQFFVTELAKRVSPDAVLITTTNCGLCHGSELSREGQGHLIGHIFNVVSRIFGRSCSVGARVFVHAAASPVLGASVHGQYVEDAKLKPMSPLIYKPEGLQLGLKLWEETMDELSFAGAREIIDSLSK; the protein is encoded by the exons ATGGCCGTTAACTTCGACATCTCGCCGGAAAAAGAAGCGGGCATTCTCCGCCTGTTCCACAGCCAACTATTCGTCACACCCCCTCCCCTCACCCGCCGCGATGTTGATCTAAGCGGTAAAACAGCCATCGTCACCGGCGCCAATGGCGGCTTGGGGTTGGAAACCGCCCGTCAGCTTCTAGATCTGGGATGCAAGGTCATTCTCGCTGTGCGGAGGATGGAGAGAGGTGAAGCCGCGCGTCAAGAGCTGCTTGAGGGCCGGGATGCGCGGGCTACCGAGATTGAGGTGTGGCCTCTGGATCTTGCATCCTATGAGTCTGTTATGAGCTTTGCGGAGCGCGCTAAGACCCTGCCGCGGCTGGACATCGTAGTCCTCAATGCTGGTCTCTACAAGGTCAACCAGACTATGGTCGCTACCACGGGCTACGAAGAGAGTATCCACGTCAACTACCTCGCCAATGCTCTCCTAATTACTCTTTTAGCGCCCATCGTTAAGGAAAAGAAGACCGGTAGCACTCCCGGGCGGATCGTGCTTGTATCCTCAGACCTGGCCGCTTGGGCCAAGTTCAAGGAGAGAAAATCCAACCCCATCCTTCCCACATTCAAGCAGAAAATGACCCCAAAATGGGACTTCCTAGAGCGCTACGGCACATCTAAGGTTCTGGGCCAGTTCTTTGTGACGGAATTGGCGAAACGAGTGTCCCCGGATGCCGTCCTCATCACGACCACTAATTGTGGCTTGTGTCATGGCTCGGAACTTTCGCGTGAGGGACAAGGCCATCTTATAGGCCATATTTTTAATGTGGTTAGTCGTATATTTGGTCGTTCTTGCTCGGTTGGTGCTCGCGTGTTTGTTCACGCGGCTGCCAGTCCTGTCTTGGGTGCGAGCGTGCATGGGCAGTATGTGGAGGATGCGAAGCTAAAACC TATGTCACCATTGATATACAAGCCTGAAGGTTTGCAGTTAGGTTTGAAACTATGGGAAGAGACCATGGATGAGCTCTCATTTGCAGGAGCCAGGGAGATTATTGATAGCCTCTCCAAATAA